Proteins encoded within one genomic window of Methanothrix harundinacea 6Ac:
- the eno gene encoding phosphopyruvate hydratase, with the protein MSFEIENIHAREILDSRGNPTVEVDVWTCCGFGRAAVPSGASTGTHEALELRDGDDRYGGKGVLQAVKNVNDVIGPKLIESGITALEQRAVDNFMLALDGTSHKSNLGANAILGVSLGVAKAAADELAIPLYQYLGGVNTTTLPVPSLNVLNGGQHAGNDLAIQEFMILPKGASCFSEGLRMAAETYHALGKILRGRYGVGATNVGYEGGYAPPLNKTADALDSLMSALDATGYDKEIGIGMDAAASSFFENGSYAIDGKKLSGGEMVDFYADLVSTYPIILIEDPFEEEAFGDFAALTARLPGTIIVGDDIYVTNVQRLAKGIEMKATNALLLKLNQIGTVSEAFDAARMAFRNGFKVMASHRSAETEDSALADVTVALGAEMLKTGAPARSERNAKYNQLLRIEEALGSAASYARI; encoded by the coding sequence ATGTCATTCGAAATAGAGAACATTCACGCTCGCGAGATCCTCGACTCGCGAGGAAACCCGACTGTAGAAGTAGACGTCTGGACCTGCTGCGGCTTCGGCCGAGCCGCCGTCCCCTCGGGCGCCTCGACCGGGACCCACGAGGCCCTGGAGCTCCGAGACGGCGACGACCGCTACGGCGGCAAGGGCGTCCTCCAGGCGGTCAAGAACGTCAACGACGTCATCGGGCCGAAGCTGATCGAGTCCGGGATCACCGCTCTCGAGCAGCGGGCCGTCGACAACTTCATGCTCGCCCTGGACGGGACCTCCCACAAGTCGAACCTCGGCGCCAACGCGATTTTGGGGGTCTCTCTGGGGGTGGCCAAGGCCGCCGCCGACGAGCTGGCGATCCCGCTGTACCAGTACCTCGGCGGCGTCAACACCACCACCCTTCCCGTGCCTTCCTTGAACGTCCTCAACGGCGGCCAGCATGCCGGTAACGACCTCGCCATCCAGGAGTTCATGATCCTCCCCAAGGGAGCAAGCTGCTTCTCCGAGGGCCTGCGGATGGCCGCCGAGACCTACCACGCCCTCGGAAAGATCCTCCGGGGGAGGTACGGCGTTGGGGCGACGAACGTCGGCTACGAGGGAGGCTACGCCCCGCCCCTGAACAAGACTGCTGACGCCCTCGACTCCCTGATGTCCGCCCTCGACGCCACCGGCTACGATAAAGAGATCGGGATCGGGATGGACGCCGCCGCCTCCAGCTTCTTTGAAAACGGCTCTTACGCCATCGACGGCAAGAAGCTCTCCGGCGGCGAGATGGTCGACTTCTACGCCGACCTCGTTTCGACTTATCCCATAATCCTCATCGAGGACCCCTTCGAGGAGGAGGCCTTCGGGGACTTCGCCGCCCTGACGGCGCGGCTGCCGGGGACGATCATCGTCGGCGACGACATCTACGTTACGAACGTCCAGAGGCTGGCGAAGGGGATCGAGATGAAGGCGACCAACGCGCTTTTGCTCAAGCTCAACCAGATCGGGACCGTCTCCGAGGCCTTCGACGCCGCCCGGATGGCCTTCAGAAACGGCTTCAAGGTGATGGCAAGCCACAGGTCCGCCGAGACGGAGGACTCCGCCCTCGCCGACGTGACCGTGGCCCTCGGCGCCGAGATGCTCAAGACCGGCGCCCCCGCTCGAAGCGAGAGGAACGCCAAGTACAACCAGCTCCTCCGGATCGAGGAGGCGCTCGGCTCCGCCGCGAGCTATGCCCGGATCTAG
- a CDS encoding DUF5611 family protein, translated as MEYSFKRGFGPELERIRSALEEEFPTEIREEGGRLLLSYGALKSIEVSIVGKKLLVTTESTDGVTDEVILDTNKRFRDFLERATGYTAKQRLQQAKKEVSKS; from the coding sequence ATGGAATACTCGTTCAAGAGGGGCTTCGGCCCCGAGCTTGAGAGGATCAGATCGGCCCTGGAGGAGGAGTTTCCCACCGAGATCCGGGAGGAGGGCGGTAGGCTTCTTCTCAGCTACGGCGCCCTCAAGTCCATCGAGGTCTCGATCGTGGGGAAGAAGCTCCTCGTCACCACCGAGTCCACCGACGGGGTCACCGACGAGGTTATCCTCGATACCAACAAGAGATTTCGAGACTTCCTGGAGCGGGCCACCGGCTACACCGCAAAGCAGCGGCTCCAGCAGGCGAAGAAAGAAGTGAGCAAGAGCTAG
- a CDS encoding mechanosensitive ion channel family protein, with translation MEDDEIVSGEEEIFYDYTVPSRMGPDGLDQDSNLTNVTTDLPRELSSEVPSQLTGDGAYSKIESIIDYLDSALGIDLVAIAGIILKVLIIIIITYLLANIVRRAINIHLPKITGGGKMGLDAETETTFRTLISRLMVAAIYVAGFLMVIYQIPTLSSISVTLLAGAGVAGLAIGFAAQDSLSNLISGIFLAIFHPFRVGDFVDFKGEYGQIEDLTLRHTTIKTWDGRRIFVPNSLMGSQPIINWSITDPVITWRVDVGIGYSADIDRAREIMLEVARRHPLVLKDHDITVRITDLADFAVNMRLTVDVPHRDVAYSTACDLREAIKKRFDEEGIEIPYPYRNLILQRGEGPSPGPAEEGLAGGDLPASRSSCRDAPSGGGAGR, from the coding sequence ATGGAAGATGACGAGATCGTATCCGGGGAGGAGGAGATCTTCTACGATTATACCGTCCCCTCCAGGATGGGCCCGGACGGTCTCGACCAGGATTCGAACCTCACAAACGTCACCACGGATCTGCCGAGGGAGCTATCTTCGGAGGTCCCTTCCCAGCTGACGGGGGACGGCGCCTATTCTAAGATCGAATCGATCATCGACTACCTCGACTCTGCCCTGGGGATCGACCTGGTGGCCATAGCGGGAATAATCTTAAAGGTATTAATTATAATAATTATTACATATTTACTCGCCAATATAGTCCGACGGGCGATCAACATCCACCTCCCCAAGATCACGGGGGGTGGGAAGATGGGCCTCGACGCCGAGACCGAGACGACCTTCAGGACCCTGATCAGCAGGCTGATGGTGGCGGCGATCTACGTCGCCGGGTTTCTGATGGTGATATACCAGATACCGACCCTTAGCAGTATCTCCGTGACGCTCCTCGCCGGGGCGGGGGTGGCGGGCCTCGCCATAGGCTTTGCGGCCCAGGACTCCCTCTCCAACCTGATATCAGGGATCTTCCTTGCGATATTCCATCCCTTCCGCGTCGGGGACTTCGTCGACTTCAAGGGCGAGTACGGCCAGATAGAGGATCTGACCCTGAGGCACACCACCATAAAGACCTGGGACGGCCGGAGGATCTTCGTCCCTAACAGCCTCATGGGCAGCCAGCCGATCATCAACTGGTCGATCACCGACCCCGTCATCACCTGGAGGGTGGATGTGGGCATCGGGTACAGTGCCGACATCGACCGGGCGAGAGAGATCATGCTCGAGGTGGCGAGGAGGCACCCCCTGGTCTTGAAGGATCACGACATAACGGTTAGGATCACCGATCTCGCCGATTTCGCCGTGAACATGAGGCTCACCGTGGACGTGCCTCACCGAGATGTGGCGTACTCCACCGCCTGCGACCTCCGAGAGGCTATAAAGAAGAGGTTCGATGAGGAGGGGATCGAGATACCTTACCCCTACAGAAACCTCATCCTCCAGAGGGGGGAGGGGCCGTCCCCGGGGCCTGCAGAAGAGGGCTTGGCGGGGGGAGACCTGCCGGCCAGCAGATCGTCATGTCGTGATGCGCCCTCTGGAGGAGGGGCCGGACGGTGA
- a CDS encoding methionine adenosyltransferase, producing MIEFEKYRPLTFEVVERKGLGHPDTLADGISEAISMELSRSYLEEFGEILHHNVDKVLITAGRVEVEFGGGRVLEPPTVIVGGRATPPAGEDLEGLIARVASDHLKRSLANLLEHRIDARVRGGSPELVSLMRRGANDTSIGVGFAPLNPTEELVLELEERVRMVRGVGEDTKVMAVRIRDRLNLVVAAAIVSKFVSSMEEYREVKERVRETIATAADAEVAVNAADGGNNIFLTLTGSSIEMGDDGATGRGNRGSGLITPMRPMSIEAIAGKNPVNHVGKIYNVVAGRAAAEIAELDGVEEAYVTLVSRIGAPLTEPLLRAVEIRGDERPDGGAERRIEEIVDRHLQGIGDLVEDFVAGRLRVC from the coding sequence ATGATCGAGTTTGAGAAGTACAGACCTTTGACCTTCGAGGTGGTGGAGCGGAAGGGGCTGGGCCATCCCGACACCCTCGCGGATGGGATATCAGAGGCCATCTCGATGGAGCTATCGCGGTCCTACCTGGAGGAGTTCGGGGAGATCCTCCACCACAACGTCGACAAGGTCCTGATCACCGCCGGAAGGGTCGAGGTGGAGTTCGGCGGCGGCCGGGTCCTGGAGCCGCCGACGGTGATCGTCGGGGGAAGGGCCACCCCGCCGGCGGGGGAGGATCTGGAAGGCCTCATCGCGAGGGTCGCCTCCGACCACCTAAAGCGGTCCCTCGCGAACCTGCTCGAGCACCGGATCGACGCCAGGGTGAGGGGAGGGTCGCCGGAGCTCGTAAGCCTGATGAGGCGGGGGGCGAACGACACCTCGATAGGGGTGGGTTTTGCTCCCCTCAACCCCACCGAGGAGCTGGTCCTGGAGCTGGAGGAGAGGGTCCGGATGGTCAGGGGGGTCGGCGAGGACACGAAGGTGATGGCGGTGCGGATCCGCGATCGCCTGAACCTGGTGGTGGCGGCGGCGATCGTATCGAAGTTCGTCTCCTCGATGGAGGAGTACCGGGAGGTGAAGGAGAGGGTCCGGGAGACGATCGCCACGGCGGCAGACGCGGAGGTCGCCGTCAACGCCGCCGACGGAGGAAACAACATCTTCCTCACCCTGACGGGCTCCTCGATAGAGATGGGGGACGACGGCGCCACCGGCCGCGGAAACCGGGGGAGCGGCCTCATCACCCCCATGCGGCCGATGTCCATCGAGGCGATCGCCGGAAAGAACCCGGTAAACCACGTCGGCAAGATCTACAACGTCGTCGCCGGGAGGGCCGCCGCGGAGATCGCCGAGCTCGACGGCGTCGAAGAGGCGTACGTCACCCTGGTGAGCAGGATCGGCGCCCCCCTCACCGAGCCCCTCCTCAGGGCGGTGGAGATCAGGGGTGACGAGCGGCCGGACGGCGGCGCCGAGAGGAGGATCGAGGAGATAGTAGACCGGCACCTCCAGGGGATCGGAGACCTGGTGGAGGATTTCGTGGCGGGGAGGCTCCGGGTCTGCTAG
- a CDS encoding proteasome-activating nucleotidase, with protein MTESTITPDQESIQELHLKRITALENENKRLSEEIETLRMEKEDTRAKLVETLISNKKYMREEERLKKENALLRRMPLFLATVVEMGEDYVLLRQHGNNQEFITTTSPEMMEALEPNTRVAINNSLTIVRVMDKSVDVRAKTMELIEAPTVSYDQVGGLEDQIREVSETVELPLTQPELFAEIGVEPPKGVLLFGPPGTGKTLIAKAVAHHSRATFIHMSGSELVHKFIGEGAQLVRDIFQMARDKAPAIVFIDEIDSVGSIRTHDGTTGSAEVNRTMMQLLAELDGFRARGDVKVIAATNRIDILDPALLRPGRFDRIIEIPMPNFDGRLAILSIHTAKMKMSPEVDLRVIAKETEGASGADLKSIAVEAGMMAIRRRGTAVTPEDFKRAVDKVLGEEMLPRVDESMRMFS; from the coding sequence ATGACTGAGTCAACAATTACGCCAGATCAGGAGTCGATTCAGGAATTACATCTAAAGAGGATCACAGCTCTGGAGAACGAGAACAAGCGCCTGAGTGAGGAGATCGAGACCCTCAGGATGGAGAAAGAGGACACCAGAGCCAAGCTCGTAGAGACCCTCATATCCAACAAGAAGTACATGCGGGAAGAGGAGAGGCTGAAGAAAGAGAACGCCCTCCTCCGGAGGATGCCCCTCTTCCTGGCGACGGTGGTGGAGATGGGGGAGGACTACGTCCTCCTCCGACAGCACGGTAACAACCAGGAGTTCATCACCACCACCTCCCCGGAGATGATGGAGGCTCTGGAGCCGAACACCAGGGTCGCGATAAACAACTCCCTGACGATAGTGAGGGTCATGGACAAGTCCGTGGACGTCAGGGCCAAGACGATGGAGCTGATAGAGGCTCCCACCGTATCTTACGATCAGGTGGGGGGCCTGGAGGACCAGATCCGGGAGGTGAGCGAGACCGTCGAGCTTCCCCTCACCCAGCCGGAGCTCTTTGCCGAGATCGGGGTGGAGCCGCCGAAGGGGGTCCTCCTCTTCGGGCCCCCCGGGACCGGCAAGACCCTCATAGCCAAGGCGGTGGCCCACCACTCCCGGGCCACCTTCATCCACATGTCGGGGAGCGAGCTCGTCCACAAGTTCATAGGCGAGGGAGCCCAGCTCGTCAGGGACATATTCCAGATGGCGAGGGACAAGGCCCCAGCGATCGTCTTCATCGACGAGATAGACTCCGTCGGATCCATCAGGACCCACGATGGGACCACCGGGTCCGCCGAGGTGAACCGGACGATGATGCAGCTGTTGGCGGAGCTGGACGGCTTCAGGGCGAGGGGGGACGTCAAGGTCATCGCCGCCACCAACAGGATAGACATCCTGGACCCCGCCCTCCTCCGGCCGGGGAGGTTCGATCGGATCATCGAGATCCCCATGCCCAACTTCGACGGCCGCCTGGCCATCCTTTCGATCCACACTGCGAAGATGAAGATGAGCCCCGAGGTGGACCTGCGGGTGATAGCCAAGGAGACGGAGGGGGCGAGCGGTGCCGACCTCAAGTCCATCGCCGTCGAGGCGGGGATGATGGCCATAAGGCGGCGGGGAACCGCCGTCACCCCGGAGGACTTCAAGAGGGCCGTCGACAAGGTCCTCGGCGAGGAGATGCTCCCGCGGGTCGACGAGTCGATGAGGATGTTCTCTTAA
- the engB gene encoding GTP-binding protein EngB: protein MASEIVLIGRSNVGKSTLFRLLTGKRVRVGRRPGVTVGPARALAGAVTYVDMPGYGYMKGAERGVQEGTKDFIVRYLEEKADEILLAVQVIDAASFIEIADRWEGRGEIPLEVELFEFLTDLDLAVAVAANKMDKVEDRDATLDAIGERLGMLPPWRQWRDRIAPISAKGGEIGPLKEIIKSSLQDRSAGGPPKRR, encoded by the coding sequence ATGGCTTCGGAGATAGTGCTGATAGGAAGGTCGAACGTCGGAAAGTCCACCCTATTCCGCCTCCTGACGGGCAAGAGGGTCCGGGTGGGAAGGAGGCCCGGGGTGACGGTAGGCCCCGCGAGGGCCCTGGCGGGGGCCGTCACCTACGTCGACATGCCCGGCTACGGGTACATGAAGGGCGCCGAGAGGGGGGTCCAGGAGGGGACGAAGGACTTCATCGTCCGCTACCTCGAGGAGAAGGCCGACGAGATCCTCCTCGCGGTCCAGGTGATCGACGCCGCCAGCTTTATCGAGATCGCCGACCGGTGGGAGGGGCGGGGGGAGATACCCCTGGAGGTGGAGCTCTTCGAGTTTTTGACCGACCTGGACCTCGCCGTCGCCGTCGCCGCGAACAAGATGGACAAGGTCGAGGATCGCGACGCCACCCTCGACGCGATCGGCGAAAGGCTGGGGATGCTCCCCCCCTGGAGGCAGTGGCGAGATCGGATCGCCCCCATCTCCGCCAAGGGCGGAGAGATAGGACCCCTGAAGGAGATCATAAAATCCTCCCTCCAGGACCGATCGGCAGGGGGGCCCCCTAAGAGGAGATGA
- a CDS encoding right-handed parallel beta-helix repeat-containing protein, giving the protein MIDGGGFGSAVVISADEVLFEGFDVTNSGKLWKDAGIKAISKENTIRNNMVTGNEYGIVLDGAARNSVLKNFVCKNDVGISLYSSERCTIVENEACNNTFGGILLSRANNNTIRNNNASQNRWAGIILGECSDNTVSNNVVRQNDNQGIWLLRSSANTIRGNRVRFNYIFGVRLLYSSRNAITSNTIRNNLDGVSLESSNGNVLAGNNLSINEYGVYVDNSFNNRIYMNNLIGNNNDAHSWNSTNYWNSTELLKYIYNGVQYRRYVGNYWSGYFGPDPFGDGLVDRPHAVSGRERDYNPLKKPSENYTLRG; this is encoded by the coding sequence GTGATCGATGGAGGGGGGTTTGGGAGCGCCGTCGTCATCTCCGCCGACGAGGTTCTCTTTGAGGGATTCGACGTTACGAACTCGGGGAAGCTCTGGAAGGACGCCGGAATAAAGGCGATCTCAAAGGAGAACACCATCCGGAATAACATGGTCACCGGGAACGAGTACGGCATAGTCCTCGACGGCGCAGCCCGAAATAGCGTCCTGAAGAACTTTGTCTGCAAAAACGACGTCGGCATCTCCCTCTATTCCTCGGAGCGGTGCACCATCGTGGAGAACGAGGCCTGCAACAACACCTTCGGCGGCATCCTTCTCAGCAGGGCCAACAACAACACCATAAGGAACAACAACGCCAGCCAAAACAGGTGGGCTGGGATAATCCTCGGCGAGTGCAGCGACAACACCGTCTCCAACAACGTCGTCCGGCAGAACGACAATCAGGGGATATGGCTCCTCCGCTCCTCCGCCAACACCATCCGAGGAAACAGGGTGAGGTTCAACTACATCTTCGGGGTCCGTCTCCTATACTCCAGCAGAAACGCCATCACCAGCAACACGATAAGAAATAACCTCGACGGCGTCAGCCTGGAGAGCTCCAACGGGAACGTCCTCGCCGGAAACAACCTGAGCATCAACGAGTACGGGGTCTACGTCGACAACTCCTTCAACAATAGAATTTATATGAACAACCTCATCGGCAACAATAACGACGCCCATTCCTGGAACTCCACCAACTACTGGAACTCCACAGAGCTTTTGAAGTATATTTACAACGGCGTTCAGTACAGGAGGTACGTCGGCAACTACTGGAGCGGCTACTTCGGACCCGACCCCTTCGGCGACGGCCTCGTGGACAGGCCTCACGCCGTATCGGGAAGGGAGAGGGACTACAACCCCCTTAAGAAACCCTCGGAGAATTACACCCTTCGGGGCTGA